The Polypterus senegalus isolate Bchr_013 chromosome 11, ASM1683550v1, whole genome shotgun sequence sequence CCTGTCAAAGGCAAGTTTGGGACTGGCCTCAGACTTCAAGCACTGCAATCAGATTGTAAATTCCTTGGAGAGCCTATCAGATTGGTACAGCCAGGTGGTGGGGGATGTCTGGGGCTTTAACCGTTTTACTGCCAAACTCCAAAGTGAAGCATTCCATCACCTGACTTCAAACTGTAATGCCAAGGAACACATTAGGCTGATTCATAATTAAACAATGCACAACCTCAGAACAGGTATTCAACTGAAATATCTGGTTCACTCTGGAGCAGTGAGAGCAGGAAAACCAAATACACAGCAAGGAACATCATAAACTACTCAGAATTCAAATACTTATATGCAAATAACCTTTAGATTTACTTATTTGGCGGATGGCTTTATCGAAGAAAACACAGAACATTTGAGATACATGCCATAGCATCTTCCACGCCTGtgatcctgagcagggtcatggggggctggagcctatcccagctagcatcaggcacaaggcaggaataattccctggacagggcacaattggttacatttcctttgtctttccagttggaacacaggcatgtgaagtgacttgctcagtcacacagtgtcaagCAGTTTTTCCAATTTGTATGTAAATAagatagaaaatatatttattggttAAATCAGAAGGTGGCTAGCGGCTCCCTGCCAGACTAACAAAGACATTTGTTTGAATGCAGTAGGAAATTGGCCGATTCAGGGGAGACCTGGGGAACACAGGCAAACTGCACACCAAAAGCAAGACGTACGATTTAAGTCGAGTAGGGGAGGGTCATGGAGGATGAAGAAAGCTGCAGAATTCAAGAAGCTTGGGCTTGCCAGAGAAGAAGTAAACAAAGTGAAAGGAGGTGGCCAGGAAGCtggaaataaaaactgaaaaagcctCAAGGTGTTACTGATGTGGGAAGCCAAAGGGGAGACTTCTGCTTCCAACTTGAAACCATTTCTCCCGACAGGGTAGAAATTAATGAGGCAGAACAGATACAGTTGGTAGAAGTAACTTGGGTACAGTAAAAGCCATGTTCTGTGGTGGGCGAGTGCCTCTATTTAGTTCTATACCCACCTCTGACAGAGCCAGGCTGCTTCTTGCTTGGATTGTGATAAGGTGGGCTTCCTGCAGACAGTCTAACATATGTACCAAACATAGCCACAGTCATGGATTCACAAACATTCACACTTCTGCTtatgctttttgcttttttctctcttatTTTGGCTCATTCAGAGTTTACCTTAAACTGAACTAACCAGTCAAAAAATTCACATGTCGCCAGTTTACACTCAGAGGTGATGCTGTGCATTGTTTGCATGCTAAAAGTAAGACTCCATTGTTACCCATTTTTATGGTCTCCAGGAGGAACGATATACAGAACTGGAAAGAGGCAACATGCATAAGTTAACAGTTTACTTaaattatcttttatttaaagtatttacataaagtatttaaaatatgttatcagattatagactttttttttgcaataaacaaAGATATGGCAAAACTTGGAACATGAAACAGACATAATAGTGCCATTTCTGTCATCCGACTGTAATCCCATCATGAGAAATTAACAAGTGCAGAGGTAGAGCCGCAACATTCAAGTGGTGATTTACACTCGCACTTTTTTAGATATTGTACTCACAAATGGACTCTCGTACAGTACTGGTTGCTCAATCCCTAACATGGAGAACACCTCTGCTGCTTTAGGGTTGAATACAATTTAGACTTCCACAAACAAGCCATtacttaaaacaaacaaaagttacCTTAAAAAATTATCTGAAATCTAAAACTGGCTCCTGAACAGCCAGATGGTGACATAATTGAGACATTTAATGGCAAAGCGTAAATGGATATGCATTTGCCTGTTAAACTGTATAAAAGAAATggataataattttgaaaatttttaacaATTAAAACCATCCATATAACACCCCAGCTTTAGAAAGGCACTAAATATGTACTTTAACACATTAATCTCCACATAAATTAaggcatgtttttgttttatagtcCCAGACCACTCCATTTGAGATGCTACTTAAAGCATCTTCACAAAAGGCACTTACTTTTTGTAGTTTGCTTTTACATGAACTAATtaatattccaaaaatgtttaaacTACAAATATTAGGCactttaaatgtatataatataaaaatcactTAAGGACAAAACAGTCATACAGTAGATtttcaaatcattaaaaaacgtgacacatacagtatatactggcaAAGTGAATTACCAGGTACAGCATTGTTCACTGTGACTGTGTGGCTTGGAACCGCAGGCTCTCAGCCATAAAGCAGAAAACTTTAAGACTTCATATGAGTCTCATATGTACAGTGCAAACTCCCCGACCCCTAATTCCAAGCATTAAAGTGCAGCATGTTTGAATTGCTCCTTCTTTCCCTTTTCTTCTTATTCATTATGTCTATATgtgcatcattttttaaaatgcatttaatgtaaTCAGTTCTTTGTGTGCTCCTTGAGTTTCTTGATCCAAGGAACTAGTGATAGATATGACTTCATTACACACCATTGAAGtagcagcaaaaataaaatggttcAGTCTCcactttaaataagtaaattctGTCATTGCTGCAAACAAGACAGACGTACTTAGATTTAAGATAGCAAGACAGCTAAGGCAACAAAGCAGTGCAGTGTGCCTCCGAGTCAACAGAGGGCTGGGatttgccaacataaaaacaaacaaacaaaaaaaacaataatgtggtttaaaattaaatgagCAGTTTAGATTAGTTAAGATAAAATTTAGTGTGAAATTTATAGTGGTCACATACACATCTATGACACATCCAGTGCAGCAAAATACTAGAAGGCCAGCTGTGATACAATGCTAAAATATGAAAGACACATTTTCAGTGTTTacagagatttaaaaaaactgtAGAGTGGTTTGTCTGTTATTAACACAGATTGCACTTTTGAGATTCACTCTGATCTAGGTGCTTAAAAGACAACATTAAAAGTCTTCTTCAACCACTTCTCATTTTTACATCTTGAAATAAGAGATCAGTCTTTGGAATCGCTTCTCCAAATGTAAACTTGACATGGGCACCATTTTTTAGTGGACACATTGGTTCTCATTACCAAAAAGAAAGAATCTTACGTACAAGGTAAAGCCAGTGAAGAAGTAAAAAGTGGGATAAATCTGTTCATATTATAAACTAAGTGAAGAAAAGTGGTTTCCATCACTTCTTTTCCTTTGGCTGTTTGTTCTTCTTGTTCAGGATCTTCATAAGCGACTTGGACATAAAATAAGGTTTCTCAGCAGAGCCATCATTACGTTCCAAATCTTCCACTGCAATACAGATACTTTCCTTAGAAAGGACCTTTGTACAAAATATGCTGCATCAAGCTCAAAGAAAAATTTCATTCATGCCTCTTTGTTACAGTGATGTTTGCCTTTCTTAGAAAGatggaaacaaacaaaataaagaccaTAATATGGTGTTGTACTTACAGAAACAAAGGAACAAGGTGTCGACACACATGCTGTAAACACTGAAAAAGCCCAGGGAGATCATGTAGGAACCAACAATCACAGTCTATAAAGGGAAACAAACACATGTCAGTATGTTAACCAAATGATTCTGATACTGCTCTGAAACTGTGCAAGTTAAAAGTAATTTTGTGAATGTGTAATGTATGTTTCCAAAAACATCTATGATGTGCTGAACTTGCCACCTCTTCATGTCACTGCAGCCTCTACTCTGCTTTTTTTGGCAATAACCAACATTTCCTCGACTTTGGACCTTTATAAGTTTACATTATGAATTTCAAATCTAAGCAGGTGTCTATGAATATATATgtgatacatttaaaataacaaaactttgttctcttcatgcatttattttttttagtaagcACTATCAAAAGATGCTTTAAATCCagtgtttcattttcattgtagAGTAACTGACTCTATTAAAAGAGTGAGGattgaaaatataaagaaaaaaacatttttgtatcctattttgcaaaagtattatCTCTCTGTAATTGAAGTTCTTTGTTGATCTTCACTGTAATGGCTTTTcccctttttattatttgttcacCCATAACTCTTAATCACTGAAAAATGTCTTGGTTAAGAAATCATACTTACGATGATTGGCACCCAATAGTAATTGAGGTTTCCAGCTTGAAAGACATTATTGGGAAGCTGGATTCTgccagagaagaaaaagaatgccAGAACACCTGAAACAATAAAAGGTCAAAATGACTGATAatccaaaagaaattaaaaactgcaGCAATGTCCGCCTTGGGGGTGGAACAGGTTCATAAGCTCACAATTCAAGCCATAACTTctcttattttcaatttttacaaGTAGTTTTGAATTAAGTAAAAATTACATTGCAACCCCTAAATACATCTTCAGTAAATTATACaatgcttatttattttgtactacTGTAACTCAAACCCTCTTTGCAAAGTGCTGCCATGAGCACCATCATGGCAACCTTGAAATTCAGGCATTGATAACAATTTTAGAACTTCTGTAACATTTTCAAAGACATGTATTAAATGTAAGGATTCCTAATACAGTTTCTAAAATATTACTCTGTATACTGTACACAGAGATGGATGTTCACCCTGTAAATttgcaaaagaaaatgtttcagaaGAATAATCTCAATCAGTTTTGTTTGTCTAACTATTTCATATATTGATCGTGCCcttgtgttattttaaaacatacacatAAGAAATGTGAATACTCCCTTTCAGGAAAATAATTGACTGTTCAATAAATCATTGCAATCTGTTCTGATTTATAAAAAAACTGagcatttttatttactaaaactagggggcttttaCCCCTGCTCGCTTCAATTGCCCAAACCCTCACCCCTCCCGGGGaacgctacgtgccagccacttcacatctctgcctctcgctttgtgaagaggggggctgaacgcacgctaaggagatgcggtcgctcctccgaaatcccctcttaaaacagtgatacaatgggaaacagatacattttttttacctcctctgtaCTTGAttagctggcttgctgctgctactgcGCTGCGTGATCTGCTTGTCGtgcagcgcttcaaacatttaaaagcctgtacagcagctgtccttttgtctcacgggacgttaaagtctctccgagaaaatcacgtctcgacccaagttttttttttttagaacagaGAGATATCATTTTATTCAAGGCAGACAATAAGGTGGTGTTCTCCCACAATAAACATGCCATGACCCAGTTAATTCCTTTCTCAGTGTAAAATATCTGCAACCAgctttctttaatattaaaatgcatttgtcaCTTACCAACTCCTCCTACAACCAAAAGCTTGCCAAAGAAGAGCAGCAGATCAGTCACTTTATCCAGAACAAACACTCTGCAAAGATACAGAAAGCACAGGCCTCACTAGATGCTTTTTTGCCGAGACAGCAGATCTATGACCAGCCCTCATACATTCACATGGGAAAGAATTAGTTATCTCAAGACATCTTTGTTGTTGTTATGCCTATGCCACTGTAATTCTAAGTGATGTTTACATGATTGTGTAATGcaccactgtatttaaaaattaaaatgttttgatgattTCTTTTAAGACAACTGTAGAAAATGCCCTTAACATAAAGGAAAATCTGAAAACCTGAGGGTAACCCCTCACTTGGGGGAAAACACAAAACTGGCTTTTTTTTCGGCTTTATTTTCTCTAATATGGTATCTAGCAACAATTGGGAgtcatcaatttaaaaaaaaaaacaccaagggAAGTCTTCCACAGTGTGACTTTATAAAACTCATGAGACTTCTATAGAGTACATGGGTAACACTCCTGTCATGAGCTTTTCCAATTTGGGATGTGAACTCAGTCCTGATTGGCTAAGATGACCAATTGGGCTTCTGACTGCaaaggtatttttttctcttaagctGGCTGGTTTCACTTTAGACCTGCTATACTAGCATTGACTAACATTCTGCACACACTTTAAATTATATTTCCAATAAtcagaaagtttttatttgacaTAAAATTATATCATCACTCATTCTAGttgaatacagaaaaataataaacattcaaAGAGGAGGAAAGTAATATAATCATCAGCCATACCCACCTTAGAATATTCCTCATTAGGAGGGAGAATGCATTTTTGGCGGAAACACAGAAATTCTTGCCATAAATTGCAAtctagaaaaataagacaaagctTGTTTATAAGGACAGTTCCATGAAAATCTGTGGGTGTCTGGATACTTTCATAACATATATGCTTAGACAGAAACAATGTGAAATTACCCTGGAGTTGGAGACAAGTGTAAAAGTGCCTTACCATAATGTAAGCATTCCTATTGAGGAATTTGATGAATTTTTCCAGACACCAGAAGCAACACTTTAGGCAACACAAAAGGAATCGTGTGCATGGATTGGCAGCACCTGAGAGCAAAAGTATGTGATAAATTACACCGATAACAACCATTCTGTGCACAGGTCTGGCAGAAATGGCATTGCTACTAAAAAATGGATGGGTGATTTACAATACAACTAAGTAGCCCCATTTTCTACTGAGGAATGGCTTCCTGTTATACAAAAGACAGAGCATACTGCTTTTTCTTACTGAAAACTTACAATATGTACATGAAGTTAACTTTTTcattactttgaattttttttgttttgttttcttagttATAACAACAATAAGACAGGATCTAATGGAAAGGAAACTCTCTGTATTAAACCTTATAATGAGTGTGTTTATTTATAGACTTTAAACTTAAATAGTTTTTGACCAACCCTGTTCATTTGTCTTATGTTTAAATGCTTTGGTTTTCAACTGACCTTTTAACTTGTGGTCAAGATACTCGAGGATGACACGGATTAGCTGAATAATGGTCAAAATGAGAGCTCCAAATGCAAGGGATCCAACATGATACCTGCAAGAGAAATATGGATATAATGGAACGAATAAAGTCGCTGTAGACTCCTAAAAAATTATTGGTTAAGTGGCAAGATCAGTTTATGTAATACATCTTGTCAAGATTACAATGGCAGTTATTGAAATGCTGATAAAATAAGACTAACTTTATGCAATTAATCACtataattcaataataataatatacagttaATTCTGTGCAATGTCATGAGTCTAACTGACACCATGCTTTCAAGTTATATTTAGTTTAGATGGCTCCAAGTTACCTGAGTGCCCTCATGAAGCTTGCAGTTACTGGGAAATAAGGCATGTCTGCTGGCTTGTGGAAGGCCCAATAGTAGGAAGCAAAGGCACCAGCAATTGTGCACTGTCCCAGAGCAATGACAAAATTCATGCACCACAGGAAGCCTATGATATTGTAGATCTGTAGATTGAACAGGTTACGCTGGAACAGACCCTCGTTGTTGTATTTGTAGAATATACATCTGACACTCTGACACGAAGAGGATGATGtattaaaattctaaaatacAGTTAAAAGAAAACTGGTTAATTCTCCCATTATTACGTTCTAATGGATTCTgtgaacacaaaatataaaacacaaatgacaCACTTTCTGGCACTGTCTGCGTGACATGGTTATGAGATTATGAATACAAGATGATTAGGTGCATTACATCTCCTCGATCTGTTATTACTTACAACAATATACTAATTTAATATGATAATGGGAGACATTGCATTGGTAATATCAcaattttaaaactgcatacaGGACTTTTGTAAGGAAAATAACTTAAAAACTGTTTGACTAAATTACAGACCAGTTTCATaaactcttaaaaaaataatccatcGCTTCTGAAACAATTTAAATTAGCTATATACTTACCGTAGGATCACAAGTGTCATTTCCAGATATATTATAACATCCAGGATCACTTGTATTCAATGCAACTATACGATAAAGTGGACTGCCAGATGTTGCCAGGTATCTGTAGGTCGGTAGTGTTAAAGACCAACTGTATCCTGAAGCATAAAAGTCTTTGTAATATAATGTAACTCACTGTAGTGAACATGGGAGTAATTAAAATGCAGACAAAGAGGTGAAGGACGGGGATGGCTATGAGGGTGGCTCCAAATTACTCTAAGAACCAAACTattttacatagtgcctttctataACAACCACCAGGCCAAGAAACTCTACAGTAACTGTGCCAAAttgtattaacttttttttttttttttttttaaaagtaattttagcACAGGTAGTTAGATTTCCTCAGggtgaaaaaaacataaatgtaagGATCTGCGTCCAGTAGGTaaccatttatatttatattcagaaaaatgcaaatcTAGTTAGAACTGATTAATGGATAAGGGCATGGACAAGAAATGTTAattctcttcactttctttttgtTCAAGTTGCTTGAAGCAGGGTCATTGTAACTTTACATTTTTCAACTAGCTCTGCTCATATAGGCAGACCTAGGGATCAGGCGTACATTTCAAAACTGATGGGACTGTACCTAAAAAATTGTTAGCAAACTTCTCCACTTATTAGGAAAGCCAGTCAATACACACAaatttgtgcgtgtgtgtgttcagtAAAGACACAGAGGCTACCATATTCACTCAATAgctttataatttttaaagtgcTAATTTCACCgattaaagagattttttttgcttatttactgAAAATTAAAGCAATCAATATTTCATTCATACCACAATACTGAGACTGTGTTCACAAGTCTAATAGTATAtgcaatattaattattttccaactATAATCCAGCTTTTCagtgttttcagaaatattttgtagCATTCTGGGATAATGCATTTACCCATCAATCCATTCTcttaaattgcatattcaaacTCAGGTTACCAGGGAGATGCGGTTTTTTCCAACATCATTTGGAAAAAAGCAAGAACCAACTCTAAACACAGTGGTGATCTACTGCAGGGTGCActcatgcacacatacatactttCTCACCTTAATGTAGTAGACAGTATGGTTAGGAATGGCTGGGATAAAAGATATCAAGTACCTTAATAATCAGGCACACATGAGCCAGAAGtttgattttaaaaggatacaGTGCAGTGATGACCCAGTAAGCTACACAAATAATTAGCAAAACAAATGTCACCAGAGGGTAGACCAGGGATGACATTATATAGGAGATTGCTCTGGGGGGGAAAAAAGTTACAAAtcagttttaatttaacaaaattttaattttagaattttatacattttaaatattaaagcatatatatattttttttcattttaaacagcagCACATACAAACTGAGAAAAGTGCAAACGCAAAAAAGTGGTTAGCATACAAGTAGAAGTGAAAGTCACACAAGGACAGAATATAAcgaggaaagagaaaagaataaCACACATTAAATAAGAAAACTGTCAGTATACTCAGGTTCACAGTACTGACTTGCTGGCCTCCCCGATGAGAGCAATAGCAATACGAATTCGGTTCCTCAGGAAGATCAAGAGCAGAAGCAAAATGCCCTCAAGGACGGCAAGAATGATCACTGCATGGTACAAATAGAAGAGAGTTTTAAAGCGCTGAATACTCTGCTGGAAATAGTCATTTCTCATATATACAGGAAGAAAACTGTTTTTAGATatcataataatatttaaatgaagcttATTAATCAATCAGTTTCCAAAAAGAGCATGAAACTTACAAAAAGCCAGCCATGTCTCCTTGACATGCAGGTAGGCTGAAAAGTCTGTAGTAAAGCCCAGTTGGTTTATGGATAAATTCTGTGTATTGTAGTTATTGTATTCCCAATAGCAATGCCAGAtgccttaaaaaaattaaatgatttgtttagaCAGC is a genomic window containing:
- the slc44a4 gene encoding choline transporter-like protein 4, translating into MGKKKENDTSNPYGEPAKYDPSFNGPIHNRSCTDIICCILFMAFILGYIVVGILAWLYGDPRQVVYPRNSTGVYCGFGANTGKPYAFYFDILKCISATNIMAAALNGFQCPTTQVCVASCPSSFGIVNVAALATANVQSTFNQTYCNPSINLTTTSLSAKDILAKELCPFYYVPSTPVLNRCLPSFGELNSIPSNFSLNGLSTNNTGNLIKNATSNLVSGMNLQDISMKIFADFALSWYWILIGLLIAMIVSLLFLILLRFTAKILIWLLIIGVLGVIAYGIWHCYWEYNNYNTQNLSINQLGFTTDFSAYLHVKETWLAFLIILAVLEGILLLLLIFLRNRIRIAIALIGEASKAISYIMSSLVYPLVTFVLLIICVAYWVITALYLATSGSPLYRIVALNTSDPGCYNISGNDTCDPTNFNTSSSSCQSVRCIFYKYNNEGLFQRNLFNLQIYNIIGFLWCMNFVIALGQCTIAGAFASYYWAFHKPADMPYFPVTASFMRALRYHVGSLAFGALILTIIQLIRVILEYLDHKLKGAANPCTRFLLCCLKCCFWCLEKFIKFLNRNAYIMIAIYGKNFCVSAKNAFSLLMRNILRVFVLDKVTDLLLFFGKLLVVGGVGVLAFFFFSGRIQLPNNVFQAGNLNYYWVPIITVIVGSYMISLGFFSVYSMCVDTLFLCFLEDLERNDGSAEKPYFMSKSLMKILNKKNKQPKEKK